A portion of the Clupea harengus chromosome 18, Ch_v2.0.2, whole genome shotgun sequence genome contains these proteins:
- the her8a gene encoding hairy-related 8a: MTPSNIGHVPEKNSTPKEERKLRKPLIEKKRRERINCSLEQLKGIMVDAYNLDQSKLEKADVLEITVQHMDGLQRGHGTGDSGSTMNFDSRQRYSTGYIQCMHEVHNLLLSCPGMDKTLGARLLNHLLKSLPLISGESVATGTANGSPGPNSRSRSNSPDSFSPTPTRLSLPSTAFQQQHPSLSLPSSPSPPPTPQGPSSPSSPSSPHPSPGISLLNEGWIGGPGRDRPSPSSSPSPSPQPGHAHPALPPLFPVGDPSMWRPW, from the exons ATGACGCCTTCAAACATTGGACATGTTCCTGAGAAGAATTCCACCCCTAAAGAAGAACGCAag CTTCGAAAACCTCTAATTGAGAAGAAACGGCGGGAGCGAATAAACTGCAGTCTCGAGCAGCTAAAGGGCATCATGGTGGATGCTTACAACTTGGAT cAATCCAAACTGGAGAAGGCAGATGTTCTGGAAATTACAGTACAGCATATGGACGGTTTACAGCGGGGCCATGGAACAg GGGACTCTGGCTCCACCATGAACTTTGACTCTCGTCAGCGATACAGCACCGGCTACATCCAGTGCATGCATGAGGTACATAACCTGCTCCTCAGCTGCCCGGGCATGGACAAGACCCTTGGTGCCCGCCTGCTCAACCATCTGCTGAAGTCCTTGCCCCTTATCAGTGGTGAGAGTGTGGCCACAGGCACAGCCAATGGTAGTCCAGGGCCGAACAGCCGTAGCCGTAGCAACAGCCCCGATtctttctcccccacccccactcgcCTCTCTCTTCCATCGACTGCTTTTCAGCAgcaacacccctctctctccctgccctcctcgccctctcctcctccaacacCCCAGGGccccagcagccccagcagccccagcagcccccacccctctcctggAATTTCCCTACTGAATGAGGGGTGGATTGGTGGTCCAGGGAGGGACAGACCTTCCCCTTCaagctccccctccccctccccccagccagGACACGCTCACCCTGCCCTGCCCCCACTCTTCCCAGTGGGGGATCCCTCAATGTGGAGGCCATGGTGA